Proteins found in one Aethina tumida isolate Nest 87 chromosome 1, icAetTumi1.1, whole genome shotgun sequence genomic segment:
- the LOC109597155 gene encoding insulin-like growth factor-binding protein complex acid labile subunit has translation MYGWLVICLVICDALLCSGRSVLNQNCPTICVCQEFVTNCGNRNLTELPDNIDNNVISLNLSHNNFYQFPFKRVNFSSLNFLNLAHNYIGFLDHEAFTMVPYLSTLDLSHNNFKDWRDIVSSAFDNLRQLTELDLSHNSFGGRLSFHNVPSLRVLKLNRCNIRNIDSLLDRRDGLVEVHLAHNKIDSITSNLSSITLEHLDLTNCNIANISQTAFSGLTNLNTLLLNKNSKLQTFNVDTVYAKKLDMVDSSLEQIPQGNFPNLESVNFAGNKITEIKTFQKFVTTNILALNMSFNSIKKVYNGAFYTIQCSVIDLSYNRITYIEPNLFSTQTELISLNLSHNFLNKIAWSINTVKYLDVSFNEIKTLDANDFQDMYNIEILKLSRNFITKIPDNIYLPSAVTLDVSNCRLRSINNLTFARMDRLRILDISDNQLTTISPAFISKIREITLYNNPWRCDCDKLKQMYESIGYGNDDILICDSPEKFEGQTWLQACKDEWYPGGIIHKKDNLWIYSLGILTAMSIVLIVLITMRRIARAKAERLRREEAERRAEAEEALRRMQRAHREAREEANRNAPDPREAQGPPSYIEALQFPKLDSSHPSLNGSMHSIASRQTLTGGSNPDLSKRNSRRRKRRRRKSSDEERPASQLMLDSETSDRELTRQPREPLESDF, from the exons gtCATCAGCTTAAACCTGTCCCACAACAATTTCTACCAGTTTCCGTTTAAAAGGGTGAACTTTTCGAGTTTGAATTTTCTCAATCTGGCACATAACTACATTGGGTTCCTGGATCATGAAGCTTTCACGATGGTACCTTATTTGAGTACCTTGGACTTGTCGCACAACAACTTCAAGGACTGGAGGGATATCGTATCGTCGGCGTTCGATAACTTAAGACAATTGACTGAATTGGACCTGTCTCACAATTCTTTTGGAGGAAGGCTGAGCTTCCACAATGTGCCTTCACTGAGGGTATTAAAGTTAAACAGGTGCAACATAAGAAATATCGATAGTCTTCTGGATCGACGTGATGGTTTGGTGGAGGTACACTTGGCACACAACAAAATTGATTCCATAACAAGCAATTTGTCGTCGATAACTTTAGAGCATCTGGATCTTACAAACTGTAACATTGCAAATATATCTCAGACAGCATTTAGTGGCTTAACGAATCTGAACACCTTACTGCTTAACAAGAACTCCAAGCTTCAAACCTTTAATGTTGATACTGTGTATGCTAAAAAATTGGATATGGTCGACTCCTCCTTGGAACAAATACCTCAAGGGAATTTTCCTAATCTTGAATCCGTAAATTTTGCCGGTAACAAAATAACGGAAATCAAAACCTTCCAAAAATTTGTGACGACCAATATTTTAGCTCTAAACATGTCTTTTAATTCCATCAAAAAGGTTTACAATGGGGCCTTTTATACCATTCAGTGCAGCGTCATTGATTTATCTTATAACAGAATTACATACATCGAACCGAATCTGTTCAGCACCCAAACCGAGTTAATAAGTCTCAACTTGTCACACAATTTCCTAAATAAAATAGCTTGGTCCATTAATACTGTGAAATATTTGGACGTCAGTTTTAacgaaattaaaactttagacgCAAATGATTTCCAAGACATGTAtaacattgaaatattgaagttGTCCAGAAATTTCATAACGAAAATTCCCGACAATATATACCTGCCAAGTGCTGTAACATTGGACGTCAGTAACTGCAGGTTGCGAAGCATTAACAACCTAACCTTTGCGAGAATGGATAGACTTAGAATATTGGACATAAGTGACAACCAGCTAACAACAATAAGTCCTGCGTTCATATCCAAAATCCGGGAGATAACTTTGTACAACAATCCTTGGAGATGCGACTGTGATAAACTGAAGCAAATGTACGAGAGCATCGGCTACGGCAACGACGACATACTAATATGCGACTCCCCGGAGAAGTTCGAAGGACAAACCTGGTTGCAAGCCTGCAAGGACGAATGGTACCCGGGGGGCATCATACACAAAAAGGACAACCTGTGGATCTATTCCTTGGGGATATTGACCGCAATGTCGATAGTGCTCATCGTGCTCATCACCATGAGGCGAATCGCAAGGGCCAAAGCTGAAAGACTAAGGCGGGAAGAAGCTGAGAGACGGGCCGAAGCTGAGGAGGCGCTGAGACGAATGCAACGTGCACATAGAGAG GCACGCGAAGAAGCCAACAGGAACGCACCGGACCCACGCGAGGCACAAGGCCCGCCATCTTACATCGAGGCGTTGCAATTTCCGAAGCTGGACTCGTCCCATCCGAGCCTCAACGGCAGCATGCACAGCATCGCGTCCAGACAAACGTTGACCGGCGGCAGCAATCCGGACCTGTCGAAAAGGAACAGCAGAAGGAGGAAGCGCAGAAGGAGAAAGTCCTCGGACGAGGAACGTCCTGCGTCTCAGCTAATGTTAGATTCGGAAACGTCGGACAGGGAACTGACTCGGCAACCTCGTGAACCGTTAGAAagtgatttttaa